From Loxodonta africana isolate mLoxAfr1 chromosome 2, mLoxAfr1.hap2, whole genome shotgun sequence, the proteins below share one genomic window:
- the LOC100667926 gene encoding olfactory receptor 2L5-like — translation MENYNQTSTDFILLGLFPPSRIGLSLFILVILIFLMALIGNLSMILLIFLDAHLHTPMYFLLSQLSLMDLNYISTIIPKMASNFLFGIKSISFIGCGVQSFFFLTLAVAEALLLTSMAYDRYVAICFPLHYPIRMSRKVCVLMITGSWIMGSVNSCAHTAYALRIPYCQSRAINHFFCDVPAMLTLACMDTWVYEYTVFVSAILFLVFPFIGITYSYGRILLAVYYMPSSEGRKKAYSTCSTHLTVVTFYYAPFAYTYLRSRSLRSPTEDKVLAVFYTVLTPMLNPIIYSLRNKMVMGALRRVIQRFCSVKM, via the coding sequence ATGGAGAATTATAATCAAACATCAACTGATTTCATTTTATTAGGGCTGTTCCCACCGTCAAGAATTGGCCTGTCCCTCTTCATTCTTGTTATTCTCATTTTCTTGATGGCCTTAATTGGCAACCTATCCATGATCCTTCTAATTTTCTTGGATGCCCatctccacacacccatgtatttcCTACTTAGTCAGCTCTCCCTCATGGACCTTAATTATATCTCCACCATTATCCCCAAGATGGCTTCCAATTTCCTGTTTGGAATCAAGTCTATCTCCTTCATTGGATGTGGAGTTCAGAGTTTCTTCTTCTTGACTTTGGCAGTTGCAGAAGCACTTCTCTTGACATCTATGGCCTATGATCGTTATGTGGCCATTTGCTTTCCTCTCCACTATCCCATTCGTATGAGCAGAAAAGTGTGTGTGCTGATGATAACAGGATCTTGGATAATGGGGTCTGTCAACTCCTGTGCCCACACTGCATATGCACTCCGTATCCCCTATTGCCAATCCAGGGCCATCAATCATTTTTTCTGTGATGTCCCAGCCATGTTGACTCTGGCTTGCATGGACACCTGGGTCTATGAGTACACAGTGTTTGTGAGCGCCATCTTGTTCCTTGTGTTTCCTTTCATTGGCATTACTTATTCCTATGGCCGAATTCTCCTTGCTGTCTACTACATGCCCTCATCAGAAGGGAGGAAGAAGGCCTATTCGACCTGCAGTACCCACCTCACTGTGGTGACCTTCTACTATGCACCCTTTGCTTACACTTATCTACGCTCAAGGTCCCTCCGGTCTCCAACAGAAGACAAGGTTCTGGCCGTTTTCTATACCGTGCTTACCCCCATGCTCAATCCcatcatctacagcctgaggaacaagaTGGTGATGGGGGCCCTGAGAAGAGTCATTCAGAGATTTTGTTCTGTGAAAATGTAG